In Nymphaea colorata isolate Beijing-Zhang1983 chromosome 3, ASM883128v2, whole genome shotgun sequence, a genomic segment contains:
- the LOC116249964 gene encoding uncharacterized protein LOC116249964 — translation MKALNEDSGSKELPNQIRSCQVDDSYSSLSYDSLTFGSSVCIFSRVLRSGQALIVIPNSAKTGKPAVDFGIHGLWPNYNDVGYPSHCDNGSPFLPSEISDLRDEMEKQWPSLSCPSSDGTSFWSHEWERHGACSESVLDQHQYFQAALNLKTQLNLLHILTKAGKGWLSPYCQRSRAAAAGSDSNLCIRKHNFAAGPRKITSMSLGSKKIHAPYCTQISLQDHQLEKTT, via the exons ATGAAGGCCCTGAATGAAGATTCG GGCTCCAAGGAATTACCAAACCAGATTAGAAGTTGTCAAGTTGATGATTCATATTCTTCATTGTCATATGATAGTCTGACATTTGGATCATCAGTGTGCATCTTCTCTCGTGTTCTGCGCAGTGGTCAGGCGCTTATTGTGATACCAAATTCGGCGAAGACAGGCAAGCCTGCTGTGGATTTCGGCATTCATGGCCTCTGGCCCAACTACAACGACGTCGGCTACCCTTCCCACTGCGACAATGGCAGCCCATTTCTTCCTTCCGAG ATATCGGACTTGAGGGATGAGATGGAGAAGCAGTGGCCTTCTCTGTCATGCCCAAGCAGCGACGGCACCAGCTTTTGGTCCCACGAGTGGGAGAGGCACGGGGCTTGCTCTGAATCGGTGCTGGACCAGCACCAGTACTTCCAAGCTGCGCTCAACCTCAAAACCCAACTCAACCTCCTCCACATCCTAACCAAAGCAG GGAAGGGATGGTTGAGCCCATACTGCCAAAGAAGCAGAGCTGCAGCTGCCGGATCAGACTCAAACCTATGCATCAGGAAACATAATTTTGCTGCTGGACCAAGAAAGATCACATCCATGTCATTAGGTAGCAAAAAGATACATGCACCTTACTGCACTCAA ATATCTTTGCAAGATCATCAGCTAGAAAAGACAACTTGA